One region of Takifugu flavidus isolate HTHZ2018 chromosome 14, ASM371156v2, whole genome shotgun sequence genomic DNA includes:
- the crebrf gene encoding CREB3 regulatory factor isoform X1 gives MPQPSVSGMEPPFGDAFQNYSFVDQALTSTELLATSSDPDFMYELITRSQQSSERIQRARAKLLSSQDRDTNRQQSPCGDSMVGVGDGGKEVEGCVDQLMGFGECETVHSSSAFEQWDSYWEDLTRYTRLASCDIWGTKEVDFLGLDDFSSPYQDEEVIGKTPTLAQLNSEDSLPVCEALYPPADLTLSAPQSQSQPSQVPCLSKRPVVPGSVRSSSSSTSSARPSRSLLPDFAEGSQKATRPVPSSTETMAKTQNLFSLTQEYGQGQPKPQGRATKMAAHNSDFVRKAKVRVSAVHKTQPEKPSHIDFEQADPPLPPSQPQDEKASTSASASLVALPAKVATGSGSLLSFERRVEAAGRTDVPAGWSSAVPHLVEASQVLEVNAAGLVSEGDGAAEAICGGSSGVLVVEGTEKSKEEEHNYSLFLTRSRLANRTHSQLEEEEDEEEDDEEEEEEAEEEGDGQELDDEDHDEGFGSEHELSENEEEEEEEEEEDEDYEADKDDDMSDAFSEPGCDMELMEDIKGLTAGVSSRKRGKRRYFWEYSEQLPPSKQERMLKPSEWDRHTLPSNLYQKNGPLHGKYMLKKSRRTDVEDLTPNPRKLLQIGTELRKLNKVISDLTPVSELPLTARPRSRKEKNKLASRACRLKKKAQYEANKVKLWGLSTEYDRLLFVINTIKEEIVARVEDCSPRPTNMTDTLEHLMQQTLVAPPVAGQTSDFVNKILDNTGRGDPTGGLVGLRVPTSKI, from the exons ATGCCTCAG CCCAGCGTGAGTGGGATGGAGCCTCCCTTTGGGGACGCCTTTCAGAACTACTCGTTTGTTGACCAGGCCCTGACCAGCACCGAGCTGTTGGCCACCAGCTCTGACCCAGATTTCATGTACGAACTG ATCACAAGATCCCAGCAATCATCAGAAAGAATTCAAAGAGCACGTGCCAAATTGCTAAGCAGCCAG GATAGAGACACGAACCGCCAGCAGAGCCCCTGTGGGGACAGCATGGTGGGTGTTGGAGACGGGGGAAAGGAAGTGGAGGGCTGTGTGGATCAACTGATGGGCTTTGGCGAGTGTGAGACAGTCCATAGCAGCTCTGCCTTCGAACAGTGGGACTCCTACTGGGAAGACCTCACCAG ATACACACGACTCGCCAGCTGTGATATTTGGGGCACCAAAGAGGTGGATTTCCTCGGATTGGATGATTTCTCAAGTCCTTACCAGGACGAGGAAGTAATTGGGAAAACACCGACCCTGGCTCAGCTCAACAGCGAAGATTCACTGCCTGTGTGCGAGGCACTCTATCCCCCCGCTGACCTGACTCTGTCTGCCCCCCAGTCTCAGTCTCAACCATCCCAGGTTCCTTGTCTTAGCAAGAGACCTGTAGTGCCTGGCTCTGTGCGGTCCTCCTCAAGCTCCACATCCTCTGCCCGTCCTTCACGGAGCCTTCTCCCAGACTTTGCCGAAGGCTCTCAGAAAGCCACGCGGCCTGTCCCTTCGAGTACTGAGACCATGGCCAAGACCCAGAATCTTTTCAGTCTCACCCAGGAATACGGCCAAGGTCAACCCAAACCCCAAGGACGAGCAACTAAGATGGCAGCACACAACTCTGACTTTGTGCGTAAGGCCAAAGTTCGTGTGAGTGCAGTGCACAAAACCCAGCCCGAGAAGCCCTCCCATATTGATTTTGAACAAGCAGATCCCCCTTTACCTCCCTCCCAACCCCAAGACGAGAAGGCCTCCACTTCCGCAAGCGCCTCCTTGGTGGCTCTACCTGCTAAGGTAGCTACTGGCTCCGGCAGCCTGCTGAGCTTCgagaggagggtggaggcagcaggaaggacaGATGTGCCTGCAGGCTGGTCCTCTGCTGTGCCTCACCTTGTAGAGGCAAGTCAGGTGCTTGAGGTCAATGCCGCTGGACTGGTCAGTGAAGGTGATGGTGCAGCAGAGGCAATCTGTGGTGGAAGTAGCGGTGTTCTTGTTGTGGAGGGAACggagaaaagcaaagaagaagaacacaACTACTCTCTGTTCCTGACCCGCAGCAGACTGGCCAACAGAACCCactcccagctggaggaggaagaggacgaggaggaggatgacgaggaggaagaggaagaagcagaggaggagggcgacGGGCAGGAGCTCGATGATGAAGATCATGATGAGGGCTTCGGCAGCGAGCATGAACTGTCTgagaatgaggaggaagaggaggaggaagaggaagaggatgaagactATGAAGCAGACAAAGATGATGACATGAGTGATGCCTTCTCTGAGCCAG GCTGTGACATGGAGCTGATGGAAGATATTAAAGGGTTGACAGCAGGAGTCTCCAGCAGGAAGAGAGGCAAGCGCCGCTACTTCTGGGAGTACAGCGAGCAGCTTCCCCCCTCTAAACAGGAACGCATGCTAAAACCATCTGAGTGGGACAGGCACACGCTGCCTAGCAACCTATATCAGAAGAATGGGCCACTGCATG GGAAGTACATGCTGAAGAAATCTCGGCGCACGGACGTAGAAGACCTGACTCCCAATCCACGCAAGCTGCTGCAAATAGGCACCGAACTCCGCAAACTGAACAAGGTGATCAGTGACCTGACCCCGGTGAGTGAGCTGCCTCTGACCGCACGGCCACGGTCCCGCAAGGAGAAGAACAAGCTGGCGTCCAG GGCTTGCCGTTTAAAAAAGAAGGCCCAGTATGAAGCAAATAAGGTGAAACTCTGGGGCCTCAGCACAGAGTACG ACCGGCTCTTGTTTGTCATCAACACCATCAAGGAAGAGATTGTGGCGCGAGTGGAGGATTGTTCTCCTCGTCCAACCAATATGACTGATACTCTGGAACACCTGATGCAGCAGACACTCG TGGCTCCACCTGTTGCCGGACAGACTTCAGATTTTGTCAACAAGATCTTAGACAACACGGGACGTGGGGATCCCACGGGGGGACTGGTCGGCCTGCGAGTCCCGACCTCCAAAATCTAG
- the crebrf gene encoding CREB3 regulatory factor isoform X2 yields the protein MPQPSVSGMEPPFGDAFQNYSFVDQALTSTELLATSSDPDFMYELDRDTNRQQSPCGDSMVGVGDGGKEVEGCVDQLMGFGECETVHSSSAFEQWDSYWEDLTRYTRLASCDIWGTKEVDFLGLDDFSSPYQDEEVIGKTPTLAQLNSEDSLPVCEALYPPADLTLSAPQSQSQPSQVPCLSKRPVVPGSVRSSSSSTSSARPSRSLLPDFAEGSQKATRPVPSSTETMAKTQNLFSLTQEYGQGQPKPQGRATKMAAHNSDFVRKAKVRVSAVHKTQPEKPSHIDFEQADPPLPPSQPQDEKASTSASASLVALPAKVATGSGSLLSFERRVEAAGRTDVPAGWSSAVPHLVEASQVLEVNAAGLVSEGDGAAEAICGGSSGVLVVEGTEKSKEEEHNYSLFLTRSRLANRTHSQLEEEEDEEEDDEEEEEEAEEEGDGQELDDEDHDEGFGSEHELSENEEEEEEEEEEDEDYEADKDDDMSDAFSEPGCDMELMEDIKGLTAGVSSRKRGKRRYFWEYSEQLPPSKQERMLKPSEWDRHTLPSNLYQKNGPLHGKYMLKKSRRTDVEDLTPNPRKLLQIGTELRKLNKVISDLTPVSELPLTARPRSRKEKNKLASRACRLKKKAQYEANKVKLWGLSTEYDRLLFVINTIKEEIVARVEDCSPRPTNMTDTLEHLMQQTLVAPPVAGQTSDFVNKILDNTGRGDPTGGLVGLRVPTSKI from the exons ATGCCTCAG CCCAGCGTGAGTGGGATGGAGCCTCCCTTTGGGGACGCCTTTCAGAACTACTCGTTTGTTGACCAGGCCCTGACCAGCACCGAGCTGTTGGCCACCAGCTCTGACCCAGATTTCATGTACGAACTG GATAGAGACACGAACCGCCAGCAGAGCCCCTGTGGGGACAGCATGGTGGGTGTTGGAGACGGGGGAAAGGAAGTGGAGGGCTGTGTGGATCAACTGATGGGCTTTGGCGAGTGTGAGACAGTCCATAGCAGCTCTGCCTTCGAACAGTGGGACTCCTACTGGGAAGACCTCACCAG ATACACACGACTCGCCAGCTGTGATATTTGGGGCACCAAAGAGGTGGATTTCCTCGGATTGGATGATTTCTCAAGTCCTTACCAGGACGAGGAAGTAATTGGGAAAACACCGACCCTGGCTCAGCTCAACAGCGAAGATTCACTGCCTGTGTGCGAGGCACTCTATCCCCCCGCTGACCTGACTCTGTCTGCCCCCCAGTCTCAGTCTCAACCATCCCAGGTTCCTTGTCTTAGCAAGAGACCTGTAGTGCCTGGCTCTGTGCGGTCCTCCTCAAGCTCCACATCCTCTGCCCGTCCTTCACGGAGCCTTCTCCCAGACTTTGCCGAAGGCTCTCAGAAAGCCACGCGGCCTGTCCCTTCGAGTACTGAGACCATGGCCAAGACCCAGAATCTTTTCAGTCTCACCCAGGAATACGGCCAAGGTCAACCCAAACCCCAAGGACGAGCAACTAAGATGGCAGCACACAACTCTGACTTTGTGCGTAAGGCCAAAGTTCGTGTGAGTGCAGTGCACAAAACCCAGCCCGAGAAGCCCTCCCATATTGATTTTGAACAAGCAGATCCCCCTTTACCTCCCTCCCAACCCCAAGACGAGAAGGCCTCCACTTCCGCAAGCGCCTCCTTGGTGGCTCTACCTGCTAAGGTAGCTACTGGCTCCGGCAGCCTGCTGAGCTTCgagaggagggtggaggcagcaggaaggacaGATGTGCCTGCAGGCTGGTCCTCTGCTGTGCCTCACCTTGTAGAGGCAAGTCAGGTGCTTGAGGTCAATGCCGCTGGACTGGTCAGTGAAGGTGATGGTGCAGCAGAGGCAATCTGTGGTGGAAGTAGCGGTGTTCTTGTTGTGGAGGGAACggagaaaagcaaagaagaagaacacaACTACTCTCTGTTCCTGACCCGCAGCAGACTGGCCAACAGAACCCactcccagctggaggaggaagaggacgaggaggaggatgacgaggaggaagaggaagaagcagaggaggagggcgacGGGCAGGAGCTCGATGATGAAGATCATGATGAGGGCTTCGGCAGCGAGCATGAACTGTCTgagaatgaggaggaagaggaggaggaagaggaagaggatgaagactATGAAGCAGACAAAGATGATGACATGAGTGATGCCTTCTCTGAGCCAG GCTGTGACATGGAGCTGATGGAAGATATTAAAGGGTTGACAGCAGGAGTCTCCAGCAGGAAGAGAGGCAAGCGCCGCTACTTCTGGGAGTACAGCGAGCAGCTTCCCCCCTCTAAACAGGAACGCATGCTAAAACCATCTGAGTGGGACAGGCACACGCTGCCTAGCAACCTATATCAGAAGAATGGGCCACTGCATG GGAAGTACATGCTGAAGAAATCTCGGCGCACGGACGTAGAAGACCTGACTCCCAATCCACGCAAGCTGCTGCAAATAGGCACCGAACTCCGCAAACTGAACAAGGTGATCAGTGACCTGACCCCGGTGAGTGAGCTGCCTCTGACCGCACGGCCACGGTCCCGCAAGGAGAAGAACAAGCTGGCGTCCAG GGCTTGCCGTTTAAAAAAGAAGGCCCAGTATGAAGCAAATAAGGTGAAACTCTGGGGCCTCAGCACAGAGTACG ACCGGCTCTTGTTTGTCATCAACACCATCAAGGAAGAGATTGTGGCGCGAGTGGAGGATTGTTCTCCTCGTCCAACCAATATGACTGATACTCTGGAACACCTGATGCAGCAGACACTCG TGGCTCCACCTGTTGCCGGACAGACTTCAGATTTTGTCAACAAGATCTTAGACAACACGGGACGTGGGGATCCCACGGGGGGACTGGTCGGCCTGCGAGTCCCGACCTCCAAAATCTAG